A genomic window from Methylorubrum extorquens includes:
- a CDS encoding putative bifunctional diguanylate cyclase/phosphodiesterase, with amino-acid sequence MRFFRGRRELLSGIVPIYTDPEACIRQLRELQKQIPSLYALLSVNACALAFTHYPFAPAWLTVGLPGAMIGLCAVRAVHWWRLRPQAMSGAAAVKRMRGTSFLTVLFSVLFVAWAMTLNAYGGPFEQGHVAIFVAITVIACIFCLTHLPAAALMVTVIVMGSFLIHCFTSGNSVFIAIALNTAFVTVVMVRILTNNFLAFLQLVESKAEAQRLGAENQRLAHTDSLTGLPNRRYFFQRLDALITASATENAAFALAIFDLDRFKPINDTFGHTAGDRVLEETGRRLGAFAVDGVTVARLGGDEFGVLIHAVDCTAAAVELCNRICSALHTPISLGETQVVPGCSGGLALYPSAGRAADALFDRADYALYHSKERKRGTTTLFSQEHEDAIRAERAVETALQSADLAAEIEMHYQPILDTLTDRITTVEALARWTSPKLGRVPPDRFIAVAERCGMIHSVTLLLLRKALADAGRLPPEIGLSFNLSSHDLASSETVIAILAAVRQSGIDPRRITLELTETALMRDFEGAQKAITLLRALGIKIALDDFGTGYSSLNYVHRLPLDRIKIDRGFMANVESDLGRSVVITILDLCQNLGLDGIAEGIETTAQLSAVRRHGCRYVQGYLIGMPKPMSELLGGLRGVAEAHPVSA; translated from the coding sequence ATGAGATTCTTTCGCGGCCGCCGAGAACTTCTGAGCGGTATCGTGCCAATTTATACGGACCCGGAAGCTTGCATCCGCCAGCTCAGGGAGTTGCAGAAGCAGATCCCGTCGCTCTATGCGCTGCTCTCCGTCAACGCCTGCGCCCTCGCCTTCACCCATTACCCTTTTGCGCCGGCTTGGCTGACCGTCGGGCTCCCCGGCGCAATGATCGGCTTGTGTGCAGTACGGGCCGTGCACTGGTGGCGTCTTCGGCCGCAGGCGATGTCCGGGGCCGCCGCCGTCAAACGGATGCGCGGCACCAGCTTCCTCACCGTCCTGTTCTCGGTCCTCTTCGTCGCTTGGGCGATGACGCTCAACGCCTATGGCGGCCCGTTCGAGCAGGGCCACGTCGCGATCTTCGTGGCGATCACCGTCATCGCCTGCATCTTCTGCCTGACGCATCTGCCGGCCGCGGCGCTGATGGTGACCGTCATCGTCATGGGCAGCTTCCTGATTCACTGCTTCACGAGCGGCAACAGCGTCTTCATCGCGATCGCGCTCAACACCGCCTTCGTCACGGTGGTGATGGTGCGTATCCTCACCAACAACTTCCTGGCCTTCCTGCAACTGGTCGAGTCCAAGGCCGAAGCGCAGCGACTCGGCGCGGAGAACCAGCGGCTGGCGCATACCGACAGCCTCACCGGGTTGCCCAATCGGCGCTATTTCTTCCAGCGTCTCGACGCTTTGATCACCGCCTCGGCGACCGAAAACGCCGCCTTCGCCCTCGCGATCTTCGACCTCGACCGCTTCAAGCCGATCAATGACACGTTCGGCCACACCGCCGGAGACCGGGTGCTGGAGGAAACCGGGCGCCGTCTCGGCGCCTTCGCCGTGGACGGCGTGACGGTCGCGCGCCTCGGCGGCGACGAGTTCGGCGTGCTGATCCACGCGGTCGACTGCACGGCCGCCGCGGTCGAGCTTTGCAACCGCATCTGTTCGGCGCTGCACACGCCGATCTCACTCGGCGAGACGCAAGTCGTGCCGGGATGCTCGGGCGGCTTGGCGCTGTATCCCAGCGCCGGACGCGCCGCGGACGCGCTGTTCGACCGGGCCGATTATGCGCTCTACCATTCGAAGGAGCGGAAACGCGGGACCACGACCCTGTTCTCGCAGGAGCACGAGGACGCAATCCGGGCCGAGCGCGCGGTCGAGACCGCTCTCCAGAGCGCGGATCTCGCCGCCGAGATCGAGATGCACTACCAGCCGATCCTCGACACGCTGACGGATCGCATCACGACGGTCGAGGCGCTGGCCCGCTGGACGAGCCCCAAGCTCGGCCGCGTGCCGCCCGACCGCTTCATCGCCGTGGCGGAGCGCTGCGGGATGATCCACTCGGTGACTCTGCTTCTCCTGCGCAAGGCGCTCGCCGACGCAGGCAGGCTCCCGCCCGAGATCGGCCTGTCGTTCAACCTCTCCTCGCACGACCTCGCTTCTTCGGAGACGGTCATCGCGATCCTCGCCGCGGTCCGGCAGAGCGGGATCGATCCCCGGCGGATCACGCTGGAACTGACGGAGACCGCGCTGATGCGCGACTTCGAAGGAGCGCAGAAGGCGATCACGCTCCTGCGCGCGCTCGGTATCAAGATCGCGCTGGACGATTTCGGGACGGGGTATTCGAGCCTGAACTACGTCCACCGCCTGCCGCTGGACCGGATCAAGATCGACCGCGGCTTCATGGCCAATGTCGAATCCGATCTCGGGCGCAGCGTCGTGATCACCATCCTCGATCTGTGCCAGAACCTCGGTCTGGACGGCATCGCCGAGGGGATCGAGACCACGGCGCAATTGAGCGCGGTGCGCCGCCACGGCTGTCGCTACGTTCAGGGCTATCTGATCGGCATGCCGAAGCCGATGTCGGAGTTGCTCGGCGGCCTTCGCGGCGTGGCGGAGGCGCACCCGGTTTCCGCCTGA
- a CDS encoding MFS transporter yields MHSPASAAPTRLDRKAVGAVVLGNALEFYDFTIYAFFAKSIGATFFPSDSPTDSLLASLALFGIGYVMRPVGGVLIGAFADRAGRKPAMLITIALMAVGMLMLAACPGTAVLGVWAQVIVIAGRLIQGLALGGEVGPSTAFLIEAAPARHRGFVASWQIASQGCAALFAGLFATVLTLVLGDAAMADWGWRLMFGLGLLVVPVGLVIRSHLPETAGEGHDPAAAGSTGAVLGRLLRQHGRMLGLTFLIIAASTVSNAIGTNMPVYAGATLGLSEMAANAVPIALGLASVIFPLLGGWLADRFGRKPVLIWPRALILVLAVPVFLWMLREPSALSVYAVTFLLSALSSINAAAIIVAIPEALPRAVRSAGLSIVYALSVSIFGGSTNYVVNWLIAATGDRMVPAYYLAAFSLVGTLAALLLPETRGRDIHVDTATRR; encoded by the coding sequence ATGCACTCGCCCGCCAGCGCCGCCCCGACGCGCCTCGACCGCAAGGCCGTGGGAGCGGTCGTGCTCGGCAACGCCCTCGAATTCTACGATTTCACGATCTACGCCTTCTTCGCCAAGTCGATCGGCGCGACCTTCTTCCCCTCGGACAGCCCGACCGACAGCCTGCTCGCCTCGCTCGCCCTGTTCGGGATCGGCTACGTGATGCGCCCCGTGGGCGGCGTGCTGATCGGCGCCTTCGCCGACCGGGCCGGGCGCAAGCCCGCCATGCTCATCACCATCGCGCTGATGGCCGTCGGCATGCTGATGCTGGCGGCCTGCCCCGGCACGGCGGTCCTCGGCGTCTGGGCTCAGGTGATCGTGATCGCCGGGCGGCTGATCCAGGGCCTGGCGCTCGGCGGCGAGGTCGGCCCCTCCACCGCCTTCCTGATCGAGGCGGCCCCGGCGCGGCACCGCGGCTTCGTCGCGAGTTGGCAGATCGCGAGCCAGGGCTGCGCCGCCCTGTTCGCCGGCCTGTTCGCCACCGTGCTGACCCTGGTGCTCGGCGATGCGGCCATGGCCGATTGGGGCTGGCGGCTGATGTTCGGCCTCGGCCTCCTCGTCGTGCCGGTCGGCCTCGTGATCCGCAGCCATCTGCCGGAGACGGCGGGCGAGGGTCACGATCCCGCCGCCGCCGGTTCGACGGGGGCCGTGCTCGGCCGCCTGCTGCGCCAGCACGGACGGATGCTCGGCCTGACCTTCCTCATCATCGCCGCCTCGACCGTCTCGAACGCCATCGGCACCAACATGCCGGTCTATGCCGGGGCAACGCTCGGTCTCTCGGAGATGGCGGCCAACGCCGTTCCGATCGCCCTGGGGCTGGCCTCGGTGATCTTTCCGCTCCTCGGCGGTTGGCTTGCCGACCGGTTCGGGCGCAAGCCGGTGCTGATCTGGCCGCGGGCCCTGATCCTCGTGCTCGCCGTGCCGGTCTTCCTGTGGATGCTGCGAGAGCCGAGCGCGCTCAGCGTCTACGCCGTCACCTTCCTGCTCTCGGCCCTGTCCTCGATCAACGCGGCGGCGATCATCGTCGCCATTCCCGAAGCCCTGCCGCGGGCGGTGCGCAGCGCCGGGCTGTCCATCGTCTACGCGCTCTCGGTCTCGATCTTCGGCGGCAGCACGAACTACGTCGTGAACTGGCTGATCGCCGCGACCGGCGACCGGATGGTGCCGGCCTACTACCTCGCCGCCTTCAGCCTCGTCGGCACACTCGCCGCCCTGCTGCTGCCGGAGACGCGGGGGCGGGATATCCATGTCGACACAGCGACGCGGAGGTGA
- the rlmH gene encoding 23S rRNA (pseudouridine(1915)-N(3))-methyltransferase RlmH, which yields MRLLVVAIGRLKNGPERDLAARYRERAVALGKGLGVTACDLAEIPESRARRSADRIAEEAAAILALVPGDAAVIACDERGRSDWPSERIADKIGSWRDAGRGSLVLVVGGADGLHENVRGRADHILAFGAATLPHGLVRVLALEQVYRALTILAGHPYHRGDPEA from the coding sequence TTGCGCCTGCTCGTCGTCGCCATCGGACGCCTGAAGAACGGGCCGGAGCGGGATCTCGCCGCCCGCTACCGCGAGCGCGCCGTCGCGCTCGGGAAGGGCCTCGGCGTCACCGCCTGCGACCTCGCCGAAATCCCCGAATCGCGCGCGCGCCGTTCGGCCGACCGCATCGCCGAGGAGGCGGCGGCGATCCTCGCCCTGGTGCCGGGCGACGCGGCAGTGATCGCCTGCGACGAGCGCGGCCGCTCCGACTGGCCGAGCGAGCGCATCGCCGACAAGATCGGGTCATGGCGCGATGCGGGGCGGGGCAGCCTCGTCCTCGTCGTCGGCGGGGCGGATGGCCTTCACGAGAATGTGCGCGGGCGTGCCGACCATATTCTCGCCTTCGGGGCGGCGACACTACCGCACGGCCTGGTGCGCGTGCTCGCCCTTGAGCAGGTCTACCGGGCACTGACCATCCTGGCCGGACACCCCTATCACCGGGGCGATCCCGAGGCATGA